The following are from one region of the Euzebya sp. genome:
- the secA gene encoding preprotein translocase subunit SecA, whose product MVLDKLLRLGEGRRLKQLWKSVDEVNAREDDVKALSDGELAARTDEFKKRLADGETLDDIMFDAYATVREAAWRVLKQRPFDVQILGGIVMHQGDIAEMKTGEGKTLTSTAPVYLNALAEKGVHVVTVNPYLASRDAEWMGRVYAFLGLTTGYVYPQQKKADKRAAYACDITYGTNNELGFDYLRDHMVLSPDQLVQRGHNFAIVDEIDSILVDEARTPLIISGPADQSSQWYEIFARRIAPKLTRDTHYEVDEAKRTVAVTEEGVERVEELLGVGNLYENANTPLIHHLQNAIRAKELFRRDDEYIVEGGEVLIVDENTGRTLHGRRYSEGLHQAIEAKEGVTIKEENQTLATITLQNYFRTYDKLAGMTGTAKTEEKEFAEIYEMGVVEVPTNRPVQRDDKADQIYKSLDAKLDAVTADIKARQEKGQPVLVGTVSVDRSEQLSKRLTVAGVRHEVLNAKNHFREADIVAQAGRLGAVTVATNMAGRGVDIMLGGNPEALATKVAKREAGAEPVLDPETGEVEPTEVWRERFQAAYDAALARYESECAEEKQQVLDLGGLYVCGTERHDSRRIDNQLRGRSGRQGDPGESRFYLSLEDDLMRLFNASAVESIMNRLKMPEDLPIEHKMVSNAVARAQAQVESRNYEIRKNVLKYDDVMNAQRKIIYRERDTVLHGEDGEVEAIAEQFVEDAVENLTTLFAPPGVFSEEWDLDQLAERVQTTFGIDDLDIDPAAYAGKDAHFELREALEERVMDAYGDREEQVGAAAMRQVERRVILSVVDRVWREHLYEMDQLRDGIGLRAVGQRDPLVEYQREAYNAFVDIQARIKEESVGYFFNLPVRTEEAPPADESGNGAKAASPRPTIRRPSLDGRSSRPMEAQLSYSSSQSGAASPARGSSSYSVPAGSTTAAAPGSAKENAAAAAAQTGTVRNDVKVGRNDPCPCGSGEKYKRCHGS is encoded by the coding sequence ATGGTGCTCGACAAGCTGCTGCGTCTCGGTGAGGGGCGGCGCCTCAAGCAGCTCTGGAAGTCCGTCGACGAGGTCAACGCCCGCGAGGACGACGTCAAGGCCCTGTCCGACGGCGAGCTCGCAGCGCGGACCGACGAGTTCAAGAAGCGCCTGGCCGACGGCGAGACGCTCGACGACATCATGTTCGACGCCTACGCCACCGTCCGCGAGGCCGCCTGGCGGGTCCTGAAGCAGCGTCCCTTCGACGTCCAGATCCTCGGCGGCATCGTGATGCACCAGGGCGACATCGCCGAGATGAAGACCGGTGAGGGGAAGACGCTGACGTCGACCGCCCCGGTGTACCTGAACGCCCTGGCGGAGAAGGGCGTCCACGTCGTCACGGTCAACCCGTACCTGGCCAGCCGCGACGCCGAGTGGATGGGCCGCGTCTACGCGTTCCTCGGCCTGACCACCGGCTACGTCTACCCCCAGCAGAAGAAGGCGGACAAGCGGGCCGCCTACGCCTGCGACATCACCTACGGGACCAACAACGAGCTCGGGTTCGACTACCTGCGCGACCACATGGTCCTGAGCCCCGACCAGCTCGTGCAGCGCGGCCACAACTTCGCGATCGTCGACGAGATCGACTCGATCCTGGTCGACGAGGCCCGCACGCCCCTGATCATCTCCGGCCCGGCCGACCAGTCCAGCCAGTGGTACGAGATCTTCGCCCGGCGCATCGCCCCCAAGCTGACGCGGGACACCCACTACGAGGTCGACGAGGCCAAGCGGACCGTCGCGGTCACCGAGGAGGGCGTGGAGCGCGTCGAGGAGCTCCTCGGCGTCGGCAACCTCTACGAGAACGCCAACACCCCGCTGATCCACCACCTGCAGAACGCCATCCGGGCGAAGGAGCTGTTCCGCCGCGACGACGAGTACATCGTCGAGGGCGGCGAGGTGCTGATCGTCGACGAGAACACCGGTCGCACCCTCCACGGGCGGCGGTACTCCGAGGGGCTCCACCAGGCCATCGAGGCCAAGGAGGGGGTGACGATCAAGGAGGAGAACCAGACCCTCGCCACGATCACCCTGCAGAACTACTTCCGGACCTACGACAAGCTCGCCGGCATGACCGGCACGGCGAAGACCGAGGAGAAGGAGTTCGCCGAGATCTACGAGATGGGTGTCGTCGAGGTGCCGACGAACCGGCCGGTGCAGCGCGACGACAAGGCCGACCAGATCTACAAGAGCCTCGACGCGAAGCTCGACGCGGTGACCGCGGACATCAAGGCCCGTCAGGAGAAGGGCCAGCCGGTCCTCGTCGGCACGGTCAGCGTCGACCGGTCCGAGCAGCTCTCCAAGCGGCTGACGGTCGCCGGCGTCCGCCACGAGGTCCTGAACGCGAAGAACCACTTCCGCGAGGCCGACATCGTCGCCCAGGCCGGTCGCCTCGGCGCGGTCACCGTGGCCACCAACATGGCCGGCCGCGGTGTGGACATCATGCTCGGCGGCAACCCCGAGGCGCTCGCGACGAAGGTCGCCAAGCGCGAAGCCGGCGCCGAGCCGGTGCTCGACCCCGAGACCGGTGAGGTGGAGCCGACCGAGGTGTGGCGCGAGCGCTTCCAGGCGGCCTACGACGCCGCGCTGGCCCGCTACGAGTCGGAGTGCGCGGAGGAGAAGCAGCAGGTCCTCGACCTCGGCGGGCTGTACGTCTGCGGCACCGAGCGCCACGACAGCCGTCGGATCGACAACCAGCTGCGCGGCCGTTCAGGCCGTCAGGGCGACCCCGGTGAGTCGCGGTTCTACCTGTCCCTCGAGGACGACCTGATGCGCTTGTTCAACGCGAGCGCCGTCGAGAGCATCATGAACCGGCTCAAGATGCCCGAGGACCTGCCCATCGAGCACAAGATGGTGTCGAACGCCGTCGCCCGGGCCCAGGCCCAGGTCGAGAGCCGGAACTACGAGATCCGCAAGAACGTCCTCAAGTACGACGACGTGATGAACGCGCAGCGCAAGATCATCTACCGCGAGCGCGACACCGTCCTCCACGGCGAGGACGGCGAGGTCGAGGCGATCGCCGAGCAGTTCGTCGAGGACGCCGTCGAGAACCTCACCACGCTCTTCGCCCCGCCCGGGGTCTTCAGCGAGGAGTGGGACCTCGACCAGCTCGCCGAGCGCGTCCAGACCACGTTCGGCATCGACGACCTCGACATCGACCCCGCCGCGTACGCCGGCAAGGACGCCCACTTCGAGCTGCGCGAGGCGCTCGAGGAGCGCGTGATGGACGCCTACGGCGATCGTGAGGAGCAGGTCGGCGCCGCCGCGATGCGCCAGGTCGAGCGACGGGTGATCCTCAGCGTCGTCGACCGCGTGTGGCGTGAGCACCTCTACGAGATGGATCAGCTCCGCGACGGCATCGGCCTGCGGGCGGTCGGCCAGCGCGACCCCCTGGTGGAGTACCAGCGCGAGGCCTACAACGCGTTCGTCGACATCCAGGCGCGGATCAAGGAGGAGTCGGTCGGCTACTTCTTCAACCTCCCGGTCCGCACCGAGGAGGCCCCCCCGGCCGACGAGTCGGGGAACGGCGCGAAGGCGGCGTCACCACGCCCGACGATCCGCCGCCCGTCCCTCGACGGCCGCTCGAGCAGGCCGATGGAGGCCCAGCTGAGCTACTCCTCCTCCCAGAGCGGTGCTGCGTCCCCGGCCCGCGGATCGAGCAGCTACTCGGTCCCCGCCGGGTCCACCACGGCCGCCGCCCCGGGCTCGGCGAAGGAGAACGCGGCCGCCGCGGCAGCCCAGACCGGCACGGTCCGCAACGACGTGAAGGTCGGCCGGAACGACCCCTGCCCCTGCGGGAGCGGGGAGAAGTACAAGCGCTGCCACGGGTCGTAG
- a CDS encoding cell wall-binding repeat-containing protein yields MRRATPLLCALVLLATLVTPATAQDGPGWLYVGLDGDIVAMRPDGTDQRNLTATADRWEDHPDVYDVSGRDVITQYQLIGEDGEPTRQGGMHYINPVTPGNDFDPLSGSFVAETYAPSWGFDTSRFFYSDGGDEIGAVYFFEGRAATIVANRGGANGYFDPDGTPSQTDRDEVLYTFTAGGRLGGLRLLNFGESPTDLLVAAGKYAAAGYGRYYADGDQVVFSCRISDGGPLQLCRSAPDQEGTGFAAIPTPVDAINAAVSPDGTRVAFRGTDGSVWVAGIDGSNPTQLVGAASGEGLDWGQEIPLRGGPTPEPPTPPEPEPPADPAPNTPLEPGGTDGDPTTTERAAFTDAGPYSTAVSQARYPSTSFAGEAAGPAYAILSRDDAFADSLAGSALSGDGPILFTPTDELAPDVADELTRVLPPGGTVYLLGGTAALAESVADAVSALGLTPERLSGPSRFETAVAVAREVIALGGSTDEVLVARGTGPADNPTAAWADSVTGGAYAAAARTPVVVTPSEDLHPAVEALVADTDATAVRLGGDAALSPAVEAALPGSRRIAGTDRADTAGAIATELLDYGVDGPRTALVLNGFADDGWIFGLAAAGLAADLGGALLVVGADTVPPATQALLSTCGDPQVEVLVLGWRTVIQDPVLEEIDRLDGGACG; encoded by the coding sequence ATGCGTCGTGCCACCCCCCTCCTCTGCGCCCTCGTCCTCCTCGCCACCCTCGTCACGCCCGCGACCGCGCAGGACGGACCGGGGTGGCTCTACGTCGGCCTCGACGGCGACATCGTCGCGATGCGCCCCGACGGCACGGACCAGCGGAACCTGACCGCCACGGCCGACCGCTGGGAGGACCACCCCGACGTCTACGACGTCAGCGGCCGCGACGTCATCACCCAGTACCAGCTGATCGGTGAGGACGGGGAGCCGACCCGCCAGGGTGGCATGCACTACATCAACCCGGTCACCCCCGGGAACGACTTCGATCCCCTCTCCGGGTCGTTCGTGGCGGAGACGTACGCGCCCTCCTGGGGGTTCGACACGTCCCGGTTCTTCTACTCCGACGGCGGCGACGAGATCGGGGCGGTGTACTTCTTCGAGGGGCGGGCCGCGACGATCGTCGCGAACCGCGGTGGGGCCAACGGGTACTTCGACCCCGACGGCACGCCCAGCCAGACCGATCGCGACGAGGTCCTCTACACCTTCACCGCCGGCGGGCGGCTGGGCGGGCTGCGGCTCCTCAACTTCGGCGAGTCCCCCACCGACCTGCTGGTCGCCGCGGGGAAGTACGCCGCCGCCGGGTACGGCCGCTACTACGCCGACGGCGACCAGGTCGTCTTCAGCTGCCGGATCAGCGACGGCGGGCCGCTGCAGCTGTGCCGCTCCGCACCCGACCAGGAGGGCACCGGGTTCGCCGCCATCCCGACGCCGGTCGACGCGATCAACGCCGCCGTGTCACCCGACGGCACCCGCGTGGCCTTCCGCGGCACCGACGGGTCGGTCTGGGTCGCCGGCATCGACGGGTCGAACCCGACCCAGCTCGTCGGCGCCGCTTCCGGGGAGGGGCTCGACTGGGGTCAGGAGATCCCGTTGCGGGGCGGTCCGACCCCCGAGCCCCCGACGCCGCCGGAGCCGGAGCCGCCGGCCGACCCCGCCCCCAACACGCCGCTCGAGCCGGGCGGGACCGACGGCGACCCGACCACGACCGAGCGGGCGGCGTTCACCGACGCGGGTCCGTACTCGACCGCGGTGTCCCAGGCCCGCTACCCCTCGACGTCCTTCGCGGGGGAGGCTGCGGGACCCGCGTACGCCATCCTGAGCCGCGACGACGCCTTCGCCGACTCCCTCGCCGGCAGCGCGCTGAGCGGTGACGGGCCTATCCTGTTCACCCCGACCGACGAGCTGGCACCCGACGTGGCGGACGAGCTCACCCGGGTGCTGCCCCCCGGTGGGACCGTGTACCTCCTCGGCGGCACGGCGGCGCTGGCGGAGTCCGTGGCCGACGCCGTCAGCGCGCTCGGCCTGACCCCCGAGCGGCTGAGTGGCCCGTCGAGGTTCGAGACCGCCGTCGCGGTGGCGCGAGAGGTGATCGCCCTCGGCGGGTCGACCGACGAGGTCCTCGTCGCCCGCGGCACCGGCCCGGCGGACAACCCCACCGCGGCGTGGGCCGACTCGGTGACCGGTGGCGCGTACGCCGCCGCGGCTCGCACCCCCGTGGTCGTCACCCCGTCCGAGGACCTCCACCCGGCCGTCGAGGCACTGGTCGCCGACACCGACGCCACCGCGGTGCGGCTCGGCGGCGACGCCGCGCTCAGCCCGGCGGTGGAGGCGGCGCTGCCCGGCTCGCGGCGCATCGCCGGGACCGACCGTGCCGACACCGCCGGCGCGATCGCGACCGAGCTCCTCGACTACGGTGTCGACGGACCCCGGACCGCACTGGTCCTGAACGGCTTCGCCGACGACGGCTGGATCTTCGGGCTCGCCGCCGCGGGGCTCGCCGCCGACCTCGGCGGCGCCCTGCTGGTGGTCGGGGCGGACACCGTGCCGCCGGCCACGCAGGCGCTGCTCAGCACCTGCGGGGACCCGCAGGTCGAGGTGCTGGTCCTGGGCTGGCGCACGGTCATCCAGGACCCGGTGCTCGAGGAGATCGACCGGTTGGACGGGGGCGCCTGCGGCTGA
- a CDS encoding putative bifunctional diguanylate cyclase/phosphodiesterase, giving the protein MATAVGERERGRRVVVSLAVVLAALIPAETALGYDAAVTAPLMVVVCLVPWRRLVGLDPVAPDSTPGAWRILGIGMAMASASTALLSVLDAAPIALMAVPVLATLPATLRGAWGALVRGISATTSVDVAIISLAVLLLSWSWVVDDFAGMVIGEVAVTLVLLGLIAALAGAVLTNAARDPRPRAELVVFALALLAFGVALVEPSGGPSEAYRTAELSTGIGYGLAALAVVRGQLSGERSARVAEEALGGTGVAALLVVGSFLGNGVVTGLRDIPPHPLEGALKALLLLTVATRVVMMARAWRRIHTDLDHLATTDPLTGLRNRAQLVRRLEAILAGGGAAAGVSVLLIDVDRFKVINDSLGHQVGDRVLVAVADRLRAVAGSDAVFRFGGDEFVVVVPRDAGDPSAYGERIRAALAATIAVDGRDLQVSGSVGVATATAAVEPTALIRDADIALYRAKELGRDRVVCFDSSLHAAALRRLAIESGLRAAHVDGSLSVCYQPVVSARTGDLVAAEVLLRWTSASLGPVGPGEFIEVAEDIGAIVPIGSWVITQACADLAAFDAALGCGAVPHLTVNVSAVQLLVPGLLDHIRDQLAVHGLTPDRLVVEVTESALLDPSGPAAQALFELSRAGIRLAVDDFGTGYSALSYLETFPVSVLKVDRSFVTPLDAPTPDGAPRRSMIPTLVRLARMSRLLLVAEGVETPAQRDALLAMGCVLHQGYLYSRPVPADVLVADWGRVEVA; this is encoded by the coding sequence ATGGCAACGGCCGTGGGCGAGCGCGAGCGTGGACGACGTGTGGTCGTCTCCCTCGCCGTGGTCCTGGCCGCGCTGATCCCGGCCGAGACCGCGCTCGGGTACGACGCGGCCGTGACCGCCCCGCTGATGGTCGTGGTGTGCCTCGTGCCGTGGCGGCGGCTGGTGGGCCTCGACCCGGTCGCCCCCGACTCCACCCCCGGGGCGTGGCGGATCCTCGGCATCGGCATGGCGATGGCCAGCGCGTCCACGGCGCTGCTGTCGGTGCTCGACGCCGCTCCGATCGCGCTGATGGCCGTCCCCGTCCTCGCCACCCTCCCCGCGACGCTCAGGGGCGCCTGGGGTGCGCTGGTCCGCGGCATCTCGGCGACCACCTCCGTCGACGTCGCGATCATCTCGCTCGCGGTCCTGCTGCTCAGCTGGTCCTGGGTCGTCGACGACTTCGCCGGCATGGTCATCGGCGAGGTGGCCGTGACCCTGGTGCTGCTCGGCCTGATCGCGGCCCTCGCCGGTGCGGTCCTCACCAACGCCGCCCGCGACCCGCGGCCCCGTGCGGAGCTCGTCGTCTTCGCCCTCGCGCTGCTGGCCTTCGGCGTCGCCCTGGTCGAGCCGAGCGGTGGGCCGTCGGAGGCCTACCGGACCGCGGAGCTCTCCACCGGGATCGGCTACGGGCTGGCCGCCCTCGCCGTCGTCCGCGGCCAGCTGTCGGGGGAGCGGTCGGCGCGGGTCGCCGAGGAGGCGCTCGGCGGGACGGGTGTGGCCGCGCTGCTCGTCGTCGGGTCGTTCCTCGGGAACGGGGTGGTCACCGGTCTGCGCGACATCCCGCCCCACCCCCTCGAGGGGGCGTTGAAGGCGCTGCTGCTGCTCACGGTGGCCACCCGCGTCGTCATGATGGCCCGGGCCTGGCGTCGCATCCACACCGACCTCGACCACCTCGCCACCACCGACCCGCTGACCGGGCTGCGGAACCGCGCCCAGCTGGTGCGCCGGCTGGAGGCGATCCTCGCCGGTGGCGGGGCCGCAGCCGGCGTCAGCGTCCTGCTGATCGACGTCGACCGCTTCAAGGTCATCAACGACAGCCTGGGCCACCAGGTCGGCGACCGGGTCCTCGTGGCCGTGGCCGACCGGCTCCGCGCCGTCGCCGGTTCCGATGCGGTGTTCCGCTTCGGCGGCGACGAGTTCGTCGTCGTGGTGCCACGCGATGCCGGCGACCCGTCCGCGTACGGCGAGCGGATCCGCGCCGCCCTGGCCGCCACGATCGCGGTCGACGGCCGCGACCTGCAGGTGTCGGGCAGCGTGGGCGTGGCCACCGCCACCGCCGCGGTCGAGCCGACCGCGCTGATCCGGGACGCGGACATCGCCCTCTACCGCGCCAAGGAGCTCGGGCGGGACCGCGTGGTGTGCTTCGACTCCTCCCTCCACGCCGCCGCCCTCCGCCGCCTCGCGATCGAGAGCGGCCTGCGCGCCGCCCACGTCGACGGGTCGCTGTCGGTCTGCTACCAGCCGGTCGTGTCGGCCCGCACCGGCGACCTGGTCGCCGCGGAGGTCCTGCTGCGCTGGACGAGCGCGTCGCTCGGCCCGGTCGGCCCCGGTGAGTTCATCGAGGTCGCCGAGGACATCGGCGCGATCGTGCCGATCGGCAGCTGGGTCATCACGCAGGCCTGCGCCGACCTGGCCGCGTTCGACGCCGCGCTCGGATGCGGCGCCGTGCCGCACCTGACGGTCAACGTCTCGGCGGTCCAGCTGCTGGTCCCCGGCCTGCTCGACCACATCCGCGACCAGCTGGCCGTCCACGGGCTGACCCCGGACCGGCTCGTCGTCGAGGTCACCGAATCGGCGCTGCTCGACCCGAGCGGTCCGGCGGCACAGGCCCTCTTCGAGTTGTCGCGGGCGGGCATCCGCCTGGCGGTCGACGACTTCGGGACCGGCTACTCGGCCCTGTCGTACCTCGAGACCTTCCCGGTCAGCGTGCTGAAGGTCGACCGGTCGTTCGTCACGCCGCTGGACGCGCCCACGCCCGACGGCGCGCCACGACGGTCGATGATCCCGACCCTCGTGCGGCTGGCCCGCATGTCCCGGCTGCTGCTGGTCGCCGAGGGTGTCGAGACGCCCGCGCAGCGCGACGCCCTCCTCGCGATGGGCTGCGTGCTGCACCAGGGGTACCTGTACAGCCGCCCGGTCCCGGCCGACGTGCTCGTGGCGGACTGGGGACGGGTGGAGGTGGCCTAG
- a CDS encoding putative bifunctional diguanylate cyclase/phosphodiesterase, with protein MALPALPALLETVRRTPLRARAGALSVLGVGLALGAVVGEPRIGAAIGGSVAMLSRWRPRSDGAFRPGTTAAGWRLTGMGAAVLAGVDAVGELLHLDPLWRVGVPGLVGLPLVGLGLWWAVLRPRRTRQAALDAALVGLAAALLAWEWVWEPRFGTGTSTVSIAVVILISIAVWAIALLVVRGEAVGTAEVALCVAGLGAYVLAVLLVEDDGLIMRSWASTADIAGHVLATLAVVGGQRQVWRVEDDDQRHVALMWLPAVLAVAVELAIIASTHLWESASSTIGNALHVALLVVLAVRVGQTGRRWRVARHQLEDVAHADDLTGLHNRAWLAAHLAQMLREGRVSAAVMLDIDRFKLVNDGLGHDVGDTVLVEFGERLRQLCPTHHLVRMGGDEFLVLLGEDDRSPSTIAAEIRSALSEPITGPGYVLRPAVSVGVASPAGSTAPDVLLRDADSALYRAKESGRDRVEVYDAAMQQASLRRLDIEHGLRSALARDQLSLVHQPIVDATSGDVVLVECLLRWTSPVLGAVEPAEFIPVADEIGAMADIGLWVLEEACRTVIALDASPRTSGVGVAVNVSRTQLQLPGFADAVAAIVAAADVDPGRLVIEVTEAALLDRDGPTATALAAVAAHGIKVAVDDFGTGYSALGYLPDRAVHLLKLDPSFVRRLGTPGRPTLLGIIIDMAHDLGLRVVAEGVETEDQRRQLRAMGCDLLEGHLIGVPAPLAVLIDEVEPAASAT; from the coding sequence GTGGCGCTCCCCGCCCTCCCCGCCCTCCTCGAGACCGTCCGGCGGACCCCGCTCCGCGCGCGGGCGGGCGCGCTGTCCGTCCTCGGCGTCGGCCTCGCCCTCGGCGCCGTCGTCGGCGAGCCGCGCATCGGTGCCGCGATCGGCGGGTCCGTGGCGATGCTGTCGCGGTGGCGGCCGCGGTCCGACGGCGCGTTCAGGCCCGGGACCACCGCGGCTGGCTGGCGCCTCACCGGGATGGGGGCGGCGGTGCTGGCCGGCGTCGACGCGGTCGGCGAGCTGCTCCACCTCGATCCGCTCTGGCGCGTGGGCGTGCCCGGCCTCGTCGGCCTGCCCCTGGTGGGCCTCGGGCTGTGGTGGGCGGTCCTCAGGCCGCGGAGGACCCGGCAGGCGGCGCTCGACGCCGCCCTGGTCGGGCTCGCCGCCGCACTCCTCGCCTGGGAGTGGGTGTGGGAGCCGCGGTTCGGGACCGGCACGTCGACGGTGAGCATCGCCGTCGTGATCCTCATCTCCATCGCGGTGTGGGCGATCGCGCTGCTGGTCGTGCGGGGGGAGGCCGTCGGCACCGCGGAGGTGGCCCTGTGCGTCGCCGGGCTGGGCGCCTACGTCCTCGCGGTGCTGCTGGTGGAGGACGACGGTCTGATCATGCGCTCGTGGGCGTCGACGGCCGACATCGCCGGCCACGTCCTCGCGACCCTCGCGGTGGTCGGCGGGCAGCGCCAGGTGTGGCGCGTCGAGGACGACGACCAGCGGCACGTCGCGCTGATGTGGCTGCCGGCCGTCCTGGCGGTGGCCGTCGAGCTGGCCATCATCGCCTCCACCCACCTGTGGGAGTCGGCGTCGTCGACGATCGGCAACGCCCTCCACGTGGCCCTCCTCGTCGTCCTCGCCGTGCGGGTGGGGCAGACGGGCCGGCGCTGGCGGGTGGCCCGCCACCAGCTCGAGGACGTGGCCCACGCCGACGACCTGACCGGGTTGCACAACCGCGCGTGGTTGGCGGCCCACCTGGCGCAGATGCTGCGGGAGGGACGGGTCAGCGCGGCGGTGATGTTGGACATCGACCGCTTCAAGCTGGTGAACGACGGGCTCGGCCACGACGTGGGCGACACCGTGCTGGTCGAGTTCGGCGAGCGGCTGCGCCAGCTGTGCCCCACCCACCACCTCGTGCGCATGGGGGGCGACGAGTTCCTCGTGCTGCTCGGCGAGGACGACCGCTCGCCGTCGACGATCGCCGCCGAGATCCGCAGCGCCCTGTCCGAGCCCATCACGGGTCCGGGCTACGTGCTGCGGCCGGCGGTCAGCGTCGGGGTGGCGTCGCCCGCGGGGTCCACCGCGCCGGACGTGCTGCTCCGGGATGCCGACAGCGCGCTGTACCGGGCCAAGGAGTCAGGTCGGGACCGCGTCGAGGTGTACGACGCGGCCATGCAGCAGGCGTCCCTCCGCCGGCTCGACATCGAGCACGGCCTCCGCAGCGCCCTCGCGCGGGACCAGCTGTCGCTGGTGCACCAGCCGATCGTGGACGCCACCAGCGGCGACGTGGTCCTGGTGGAGTGCCTGCTGCGCTGGACCAGCCCCGTGCTCGGCGCGGTCGAGCCCGCCGAGTTCATCCCGGTCGCCGACGAGATCGGTGCCATGGCGGACATCGGCCTGTGGGTGCTCGAGGAGGCGTGTCGAACGGTGATCGCCCTCGACGCCTCCCCGCGGACCTCCGGCGTGGGCGTCGCGGTGAACGTCTCCCGGACCCAGCTGCAGCTCCCGGGCTTCGCCGACGCCGTCGCCGCGATCGTCGCGGCAGCGGACGTCGACCCCGGACGGCTGGTGATCGAGGTCACCGAAGCTGCCCTGCTGGACCGCGACGGCCCCACGGCGACGGCGTTGGCCGCGGTCGCCGCGCACGGGATCAAGGTCGCCGTCGACGACTTCGGGACCGGCTACTCCGCCCTCGGGTACCTGCCGGACCGCGCCGTGCACCTGCTGAAGCTCGATCCGAGCTTCGTCCGCCGCCTCGGCACGCCCGGCCGGCCGACGCTGCTCGGCATCATCATCGACATGGCCCACGACCTCGGCCTCCGAGTCGTGGCCGAGGGGGTCGAGACCGAGGACCAGCGCCGTCAGCTCCGCGCGATGGGATGCGACCTGCTGGAGGGGCACCTGATCGGTGTGCCGGCGCCGCTCGCGGTGCTCATCGACGAGGTGGAGCCGGCCGCCTCCGCCACCTGA
- a CDS encoding NUDIX hydrolase, producing MDPAALLDLVLDLLPSDGRFGVDDPAVAAALRQAAPAVLAGPPGELGDRPLDAVLLLAGEVAAAGRRGPAVVDAAVRRCRPGGWVVVAVPSAVHAALVGGDAAPGGAGDVAAGMSAADLRHALAERGLDVRRLASPGAAARVAGRGWRGRADLTLDATPGLVDAGPVVLAVARTPKSAGERSVNFFASIARKIVSASTVCMTPDGRLLVVFDSFKGAWTLPGGLVDEHEDPAVAAAREVLEEGGVVVEPTRLLGVFAHPSPDRINLVYGADVSDPVEDPTPLHDHEIAEVRWVDLDRADALLDPSWRRKVRLCLDRPGGTWTW from the coding sequence ATGGACCCCGCCGCGCTGCTCGACCTCGTCCTCGACCTGCTGCCGTCCGACGGCCGGTTCGGCGTGGACGACCCGGCGGTGGCCGCGGCGCTGCGGCAGGCGGCCCCCGCGGTCCTCGCCGGACCACCCGGTGAGCTCGGGGACCGGCCGCTCGACGCGGTCCTGCTGCTGGCCGGTGAGGTCGCGGCGGCGGGCCGTCGCGGTCCGGCCGTGGTCGACGCCGCGGTCCGCCGCTGTCGCCCGGGCGGCTGGGTCGTGGTCGCGGTGCCGTCCGCGGTCCACGCCGCGTTGGTCGGCGGCGACGCCGCTCCGGGTGGCGCGGGCGACGTGGCCGCGGGCATGTCCGCCGCGGACCTCCGCCACGCGCTGGCCGAGCGAGGTCTCGACGTCCGCCGGTTGGCGTCGCCCGGTGCGGCGGCGCGGGTGGCCGGCCGTGGGTGGCGGGGGCGGGCAGACCTCACCCTCGACGCCACCCCGGGCCTGGTGGACGCCGGACCGGTGGTGCTGGCCGTGGCGCGGACGCCGAAGTCGGCGGGTGAGCGGTCGGTGAACTTCTTCGCGTCGATCGCACGGAAGATCGTGTCGGCCTCGACGGTGTGCATGACCCCGGACGGGCGGCTCCTGGTCGTCTTCGACTCCTTCAAGGGGGCCTGGACCCTGCCCGGCGGCCTCGTCGACGAGCACGAGGACCCCGCCGTCGCCGCCGCCCGCGAGGTGCTCGAGGAGGGCGGCGTGGTGGTCGAGCCGACCCGCCTGCTCGGCGTGTTCGCCCACCCCTCCCCCGACCGGATCAACCTGGTCTACGGCGCGGACGTCAGCGATCCCGTGGAGGACCCGACGCCGCTCCACGACCACGAGATCGCCGAGGTCCGCTGGGTCGACCTCGACCGGGCCGACGCCCTGCTCGACCCGTCGTGGCGCCGGAAGGTCCGGCTGTGCCTGGATCGACCGGGCGGCACCTGGACCTGGTAG
- a CDS encoding Rv3235 family protein, which yields MSAAADDARAGRARWLQAFVTLYLEVEAGLRPARHLRPFLAPDLRLDLAVRGRPGPVPAVVRTLTQRHGAVCEAVVLLADRGRVGALAIAVRCQDHRWRVTDIRRPEALAPPAAPDPAGAVEAVEVIEIAVDPAPAPEVRPVIPGPTWTVPAGWRRPARAA from the coding sequence GTGAGCGCCGCGGCGGACGACGCGCGTGCCGGGCGGGCCCGCTGGCTGCAGGCCTTCGTGACCCTGTACCTCGAGGTGGAGGCCGGCCTCCGCCCCGCTCGGCACCTGCGGCCGTTCCTGGCACCCGACCTGCGCCTGGACCTCGCCGTCCGCGGCCGGCCCGGACCGGTCCCCGCAGTCGTGCGCACCCTCACCCAGCGCCACGGCGCGGTCTGCGAGGCCGTGGTGCTGCTGGCTGACCGGGGCCGCGTCGGCGCGCTGGCGATCGCCGTCCGCTGCCAGGACCACCGCTGGCGGGTCACCGACATCCGCCGCCCCGAGGCCCTCGCCCCGCCAGCCGCCCCCGATCCCGCCGGAGCGGTGGAGGCCGTCGAGGTCATCGAGATCGCCGTCGACCCCGCACCCGCGCCCGAGGTGCGACCCGTGATCCCCGGGCCGACCTGGACCGTACCCGCCGGGTGGCGACGACCCGCGCGCGCCGCATGA